In Corvus moneduloides isolate bCorMon1 chromosome 3, bCorMon1.pri, whole genome shotgun sequence, one DNA window encodes the following:
- the SNRPB2 gene encoding U2 small nuclear ribonucleoprotein B'' isoform X2 — translation MDIRPNHTIYINNINDKIKKEELKRSLYALFSQFGHVVDIVALKTMKMRGQAFVIFKELGSSTNALRQLQGFPFYGKPMGATQNSANAPGTTPQNQVPDNPPNYILFLNNLPEETNEMMLSMLFNQFPGFKEVRLVPGRHDIAFVEFENENQAGAARDALQGFKITPSHAMKITYAKK, via the exons ATGGACATCAGGCCGAACCACACCATCTACATCAACAACATCAATGACAAGATCAAGAAGGAAG AGCTGAAGAGGTCCCTGTACGCATTATTCTCACAGTTCGGTCATGTTGTCGACATTGTGGCTTTAAAGACCATGAAGATGAGAGGACAGGCATTTGTTATATTTAAAGAACTTGGATCATCTACCAATGCTTTGAGACAGCTACAAGGCTTTCCATTTTATGGGAAACCAATG GGAGCAACACAGAATTCAGCCAATGCCCCAGGGACTACACCACAGAATCAG GTGCCTGATAACCCACCAAACTACATCCTTTTCCTTAATAATTTGCCTGAGGAAACAAATGAGATGATGCTGTCCATGTTATTTAATCA gtttCCTGGATTCAAAGAAGTACGCTTAGTGCCAGGGCGCCATGACATTGCATTCGTGGAGTTTGAAAATGAGAATCAAGCAGGGGCTGCTCGAGATGCTCTCCAAGGATTCAAGATCACTCCATCTCATGCCATGAAAATCACTTATGCGAAGAAATAA
- the SNRPB2 gene encoding U2 small nuclear ribonucleoprotein B'' isoform X1 yields MDIRPNHTIYINNINDKIKKEELKRSLYALFSQFGHVVDIVALKTMKMRGQAFVIFKELGSSTNALRQLQGFPFYGKPMRIQYAKTDSDIISKMRGTFADKEKRKEKKKAKTLEQSANQPNKKVIQGATQNSANAPGTTPQNQVPDNPPNYILFLNNLPEETNEMMLSMLFNQFPGFKEVRLVPGRHDIAFVEFENENQAGAARDALQGFKITPSHAMKITYAKK; encoded by the exons ATGGACATCAGGCCGAACCACACCATCTACATCAACAACATCAATGACAAGATCAAGAAGGAAG AGCTGAAGAGGTCCCTGTACGCATTATTCTCACAGTTCGGTCATGTTGTCGACATTGTGGCTTTAAAGACCATGAAGATGAGAGGACAGGCATTTGTTATATTTAAAGAACTTGGATCATCTACCAATGCTTTGAGACAGCTACAAGGCTTTCCATTTTATGGGAAACCAATG cgTATTCAGTATGCAAAAACAGACTCTGATATAATCTCTAAAATGCGTGGGACTTTTGCTgataaggaaaaaaggaaggaaaagaagaaagccaAAACTCTGGAGCAGTCAgcaaaccaaccaaataaaaaggTTATCCAG GGAGCAACACAGAATTCAGCCAATGCCCCAGGGACTACACCACAGAATCAG GTGCCTGATAACCCACCAAACTACATCCTTTTCCTTAATAATTTGCCTGAGGAAACAAATGAGATGATGCTGTCCATGTTATTTAATCA gtttCCTGGATTCAAAGAAGTACGCTTAGTGCCAGGGCGCCATGACATTGCATTCGTGGAGTTTGAAAATGAGAATCAAGCAGGGGCTGCTCGAGATGCTCTCCAAGGATTCAAGATCACTCCATCTCATGCCATGAAAATCACTTATGCGAAGAAATAA